The following are encoded in a window of Blattabacterium cuenoti genomic DNA:
- the rodA gene encoding rod shape-determining protein RodA — KKRSINDLFFYLLFIISFSIFVFISPLFYQKFLKKHHKDRINILFQNEFDRKYRENVGYNLLYSKTAIGSGKFFGKGYQKGTITKGKFLPEQHTDYIFCTVGEEWGFIGSVTLIIIYLLFISRIYFLSERQKDPFGRIFGYSVGNILFIHILINLGMVMGLFPTIGIVLPFFSYGGSSLWSFTVLLFIFIRLDVSNQTSLL, encoded by the coding sequence AAAAAAAAAGATCCATAAATGATTTATTTTTTTATCTCTTGTTTATTATCAGTTTTTCTATTTTTGTTTTTATTTCTCCACTTTTTTATCAAAAATTTTTGAAAAAACATCACAAGGATAGAATTAATATCCTATTTCAAAATGAATTTGATAGAAAATACAGAGAAAACGTAGGGTATAATCTACTTTATTCAAAAACAGCAATTGGTTCTGGAAAATTTTTTGGAAAAGGATATCAAAAAGGAACCATTACAAAAGGAAAATTTTTGCCAGAACAACATACAGATTATATTTTTTGTACGGTAGGAGAAGAATGGGGGTTTATAGGAAGTGTTACTTTAATTATAATTTATTTATTATTTATTAGTCGTATATACTTTTTATCTGAAAGACAAAAAGATCCTTTTGGAAGAATTTTTGGATACTCAGTAGGAAATATTCTTTTCATCCACATCCTTATCAATTTAGGAATGGTTATGGGATTATTTCCAACCATAGGGATTGTTTTACCTTTTTTCAGTTACGGTGGATCTTCTCTTTGGTCTTTCACCGTTTTATTATTTATTTTTATTCGATTAGACGTTTCAAATCAAACAAGTTTGTTATAA
- the mrdA gene encoding penicillin-binding protein 2 has protein sequence MKKLYIFYIFLSSIGLIFIIRLFYIQIYTEKYILNAFNTSIKQEIIIPERGSIFDRNNNLLVFNKSIYELIVIPMLIDEHFNIIEFCNLLGIEKDTFYKNLEKAKAYSKYLPSVFLPFLSKEKFATIQEKLYKYKGFDWTKRSLRDYKVESSANILGYIGEVTQKDIKKESNYYQIGDFIGWAGVEKSYEKILRGKKGVKYWIRDRNGCIIGSYNNKKNNVKAISGNDISLTIDWKLQDYAEKLMYQKKGGIVAINPKNGEILSLVSSPINNPNLFVGIHRSEEFRKLIKNTIDYPLLDRTTQARYPPASPFKLLTELAGLQMGVVNKNTTFVCYKGFRYGKKRIHCHSGIHGLPIGIETAVAVSCNNYFAQVYKRVIEKYPKNLTKGVNEWSEIIKSFGFGNYLYNDLATGEKGVIPSGDYYNKKYGDSKWNALTIISNSIGQGEINVTPIQLANMVCSIANKGFFYTPHIVKSINYQPISNPNYTRAKHTKVKSKYFNLIISGMEKVFIIGTGKSFRSSDIRMAGKTGTAQNFIKVNQKMVPLPDHSIFILFAPVEDPKIAISVIIENGGFGSRWAGPIASLLAEKYIRNQVKRENLEKRIMTSGLQKVYDTIANMKVIDSTNK, from the coding sequence TTGAAAAAATTATACATATTTTATATTTTTCTAAGTTCTATAGGTTTAATTTTTATAATCAGGTTATTTTATATACAGATATATACTGAGAAGTATATTTTAAATGCATTTAATACTTCTATTAAACAAGAAATTATTATTCCTGAAAGAGGATCTATTTTTGATAGAAACAACAATTTATTAGTGTTCAATAAGTCTATTTATGAATTGATAGTTATTCCTATGCTTATAGATGAACATTTTAATATCATAGAATTTTGTAATCTTCTAGGAATAGAAAAAGATACTTTTTACAAAAATTTAGAAAAAGCAAAAGCTTATTCAAAGTATTTACCATCTGTTTTTCTTCCTTTTCTTTCAAAAGAAAAATTTGCTACTATACAAGAAAAACTTTATAAGTATAAGGGTTTTGATTGGACAAAACGTTCTCTTAGAGATTACAAAGTAGAAAGTTCTGCAAATATTTTAGGATATATAGGAGAAGTGACACAAAAAGATATCAAGAAGGAATCCAATTATTATCAAATAGGAGATTTTATAGGTTGGGCTGGAGTAGAAAAATCTTATGAAAAGATTTTAAGAGGAAAAAAAGGAGTTAAATATTGGATTAGAGATAGAAATGGATGCATTATAGGAAGTTATAACAACAAAAAAAATAATGTAAAAGCCATTAGTGGAAATGATATTTCATTAACGATTGATTGGAAATTGCAAGATTATGCAGAAAAACTTATGTATCAAAAAAAAGGAGGAATAGTCGCTATTAATCCTAAGAATGGAGAAATTTTATCTTTAGTTTCTAGTCCTATTAATAATCCTAACTTGTTTGTAGGAATTCATCGTTCTGAAGAATTTAGAAAATTAATTAAAAATACAATAGATTACCCCTTATTAGATCGAACTACACAAGCTCGTTATCCTCCAGCGTCTCCGTTTAAATTATTAACGGAATTGGCTGGTCTTCAAATGGGAGTAGTAAACAAAAACACTACTTTCGTATGCTATAAGGGATTTAGATACGGGAAAAAGAGAATTCATTGTCATTCTGGGATTCATGGATTACCTATAGGAATAGAAACGGCTGTAGCTGTATCTTGTAATAATTATTTTGCACAAGTTTATAAACGTGTGATTGAAAAATATCCAAAAAATTTAACAAAAGGGGTCAATGAATGGAGTGAGATTATTAAAAGTTTTGGATTTGGAAATTATTTATATAATGATTTAGCTACGGGAGAAAAAGGAGTGATTCCATCTGGAGATTATTACAATAAAAAATATGGAGATTCAAAATGGAATGCTCTGACGATTATTTCAAATAGCATTGGTCAAGGAGAAATAAATGTTACTCCTATTCAATTAGCTAATATGGTTTGTTCTATAGCAAATAAAGGTTTTTTTTATACTCCACATATTGTAAAATCTATTAATTATCAACCTATTTCTAATCCTAATTATACTAGGGCTAAACACACTAAAGTAAAAAGTAAGTATTTCAATTTAATTATTAGTGGAATGGAAAAAGTTTTTATAATTGGAACCGGAAAAAGTTTTAGATCTTCGGATATTAGAATGGCTGGAAAAACTGGAACTGCACAAAATTTTATTAAAGTGAATCAAAAGATGGTTCCTCTACCTGATCATTCTATTTTCATTTTATTTGCCCCTGTAGAAGACCCTAAAATAGCTATTTCAGTGATTATAGAAAATGGCGGATTTGGATCTCGTTGGGCAGGACCTATAGCTAGTCTTCTTGCAGAGAAATATATTAGAAATCAAGTAAAAAGGGAAAATCTTGAGAAAAGAATAATGACTTCAGGACTACAAAAGGTATACGATACTATAGCAAACATGAAAGTGATCGATTCCACTAATAAATAA
- the rodA gene encoding rod shape-determining protein RodA, which yields MIKRNKTLLRNIDWYIVLLYVFMTSFGGMNLYSVSTEKAEKQLIWILLSLIFIFIVFLFKPIHYKYFSPYFFLFTLILLIGVFFLGKNVNGSKSWYVFGPISFQPSELSKISTSLMIAHLMSQEDFQKNKKILLYIFIILILPAVLILLQPDPGSAIVFSSFILTLYREGLSIFFIFYAFILIFLFILSLNISPWILTSLLFLIL from the coding sequence TTGATAAAAAGAAATAAAACATTACTAAGAAATATAGACTGGTATATCGTTCTTCTTTATGTTTTTATGACCTCTTTTGGAGGTATGAACCTTTATTCTGTTTCTACTGAAAAAGCAGAAAAGCAGTTGATATGGATTCTATTAAGTCTTATTTTCATATTTATAGTTTTTTTATTTAAACCTATACATTATAAATATTTTTCTCCTTATTTTTTCTTATTTACGTTAATTCTTTTAATTGGAGTATTCTTTTTAGGAAAAAATGTGAATGGATCAAAATCTTGGTATGTTTTTGGTCCCATTAGTTTTCAACCTTCTGAATTATCAAAGATATCGACATCTTTGATGATAGCTCATCTTATGAGTCAAGAAGATTTTCAAAAAAATAAAAAAATATTATTATATATATTTATAATATTAATATTACCTGCTGTTTTAATTCTTCTTCAACCAGATCCAGGTTCAGCTATAGTTTTTTCCTCTTTTATTCTTACTTTATATAGAGAAGGATTGTCTATTTTTTTTATATTTTATGCATTTATTTTAATTTTTTTGTTTATTCTTTCACTAAATATATCACCTTGGATCCTAACTTCTTTATTATTTTTAATTTTATT
- the folK gene encoding 2-amino-4-hydroxy-6-hydroxymethyldihydropteridine diphosphokinase, with protein sequence MKEHDIFLLQGSNKNNKKNYLEKSFFLISKEIGKIIKKSSYFESEAWNMNKNTSTFYNRALHIKTFYSPMEILEKIYHIELILGRKSKSITDKNDSYEKRKYKDREIDIDILFYDHLIMHSSILTIPHPLLHFRRFALEPMCEITPRKYHPVFHITLLEILGLCADKLKTRKI encoded by the coding sequence TTGAAAGAACATGATATTTTCTTATTACAAGGAAGCAATAAAAATAATAAAAAAAATTATTTAGAAAAATCTTTTTTCTTAATTTCTAAAGAAATAGGAAAAATAATTAAAAAATCCTCTTATTTTGAAAGTGAAGCTTGGAATATGAATAAAAATACATCTACTTTTTATAATAGGGCTTTACATATAAAAACTTTTTATTCTCCCATGGAGATTTTGGAAAAAATCTATCATATTGAATTGATTCTCGGAAGAAAATCTAAATCTATTACGGATAAAAATGATTCTTATGAAAAAAGAAAGTACAAGGATAGAGAAATAGATATAGATATTTTGTTTTACGATCATCTTATAATGCACAGTTCTATTTTAACTATTCCACATCCTTTATTACATTTTCGTAGATTCGCTCTAGAACCTATGTGTGAAATAACACCAAGAAAATATCATCCAGTATTTCATATTACTCTATTAGAGATATTAGGTTTGTGTGCAGATAAGTTGAAAACAAGAAAAATCTAA
- the mreC gene encoding rod shape-determining protein MreC translates to MRELWNFFLKWRFFIFFIFLESSALFLSFSKKNFPIYTGSSSFLLGKIYETIYRLRSYFLLEIENEILIKENIKLRHASISSKIKKINKDFKEENVEYLQQYIYTPVKIINNSIHEQENYITINKGSLDGIKIDMGIILSDGIAGIIIKTSPHFSIAISLLNPKIKVNARLRKNKYFGTVSWDGLDHEHVVLYDIPKHSIFSKGDIVETDGKSATFPEGIPIGKVSSYKFDEEHANYVIRVQLFSNFSTIENAYVVKNLFKKEWNNIQLYKVEHK, encoded by the coding sequence ATGCGTGAACTTTGGAATTTTTTTTTAAAATGGCGTTTTTTTATTTTTTTCATTTTTTTAGAATCCTCAGCTCTTTTTCTTTCTTTTTCAAAAAAGAATTTTCCAATCTATACAGGATCTTCTAGCTTTCTTCTTGGAAAAATTTATGAAACTATTTATCGATTACGTAGTTATTTTTTATTAGAAATTGAAAATGAAATTCTTATAAAAGAAAATATAAAATTGCGTCATGCGTCTATTTCTTCAAAAATAAAAAAAATAAATAAAGATTTTAAAGAAGAAAATGTAGAATATTTACAACAGTATATTTATACCCCCGTCAAAATTATCAATAATAGTATTCATGAACAGGAAAATTATATAACTATTAATAAAGGAAGTTTAGATGGAATAAAAATAGATATGGGGATAATTTTATCTGATGGAATTGCAGGAATTATTATAAAAACTTCTCCACATTTTAGTATTGCAATTTCTCTTTTAAATCCAAAAATTAAAGTAAATGCTAGGTTAAGAAAAAACAAATATTTTGGAACTGTTAGTTGGGATGGATTGGACCATGAACATGTTGTTTTATATGATATTCCTAAACATTCCATTTTTTCTAAGGGAGATATTGTGGAAACAGATGGAAAATCAGCTACTTTCCCTGAGGGGATCCCTATAGGAAAAGTTTCTTCTTATAAATTTGATGAAGAACATGCCAATTATGTTATAAGAGTTCAACTTTTTTCCAATTTTTCAACCATAGAAAATGCTTATGTGGTAAAAAATTTATTTAAGAAAGAATGGAATAATATTCAACTTTATAAAGTTGAACATAAATAA
- a CDS encoding rod shape-determining protein translates to MGLVDFMKNLFTQEIAIDLGTANTLIMHNNKVIVDLPSIIAIDVRTKKVLAVGEEAKQMQGKTHDNIKIYKPLKDGVIADYQVAELMIREFIQKIPGINKKLFTPSLTMVICIPSGITEVEKRAVKDSAQHLNAKEVYLIEEPMAAAIGSGISVTKAEGNMIIDIGGGTTECGVIALGGIVCQKSIKIAGDVFTNDIAYFLRTKYNFYIGERTAEKIKIDIGSAIEAIENPPENIHIQGRDLPTGKPKEMNISYKETIPALDKSILRIEDAVMETLSRTPPELAADIYKTGIYMAGGGSLLRGLDKRISKKTGLSVFLVEDPLRAVVKGTGVALKNIDKFTFLMK, encoded by the coding sequence ATGGGTTTAGTTGACTTTATGAAGAATCTATTTACTCAAGAAATCGCCATAGATTTAGGGACAGCGAATACTCTTATCATGCATAACAATAAAGTGATTGTAGATTTACCTTCTATAATTGCCATAGATGTCAGAACTAAAAAAGTGTTAGCTGTAGGAGAAGAAGCCAAACAAATGCAAGGAAAAACGCATGATAATATTAAGATTTATAAGCCATTAAAAGATGGGGTGATTGCAGACTACCAAGTAGCAGAGTTAATGATCAGAGAGTTTATACAAAAAATTCCAGGTATAAATAAAAAGTTATTTACCCCATCCCTAACTATGGTTATTTGTATTCCATCCGGAATTACGGAAGTAGAAAAAAGAGCCGTAAAAGATTCAGCACAACATCTTAATGCAAAAGAAGTCTATTTAATTGAAGAACCAATGGCCGCAGCTATTGGTTCTGGAATCTCGGTAACTAAAGCTGAAGGAAATATGATTATTGATATTGGTGGAGGAACTACAGAATGTGGAGTCATCGCTTTAGGTGGAATTGTTTGTCAAAAATCTATTAAAATAGCTGGAGATGTTTTTACTAATGATATAGCTTATTTTCTTCGTACGAAATATAATTTCTACATAGGAGAAAGAACTGCAGAAAAAATAAAAATAGATATAGGTTCAGCTATAGAAGCTATTGAAAACCCTCCGGAAAATATTCATATACAAGGAAGAGATCTTCCTACAGGAAAACCTAAAGAAATGAATATTTCTTATAAAGAAACTATTCCTGCACTGGATAAATCCATTTTACGTATTGAAGATGCAGTTATGGAAACACTTTCTAGAACCCCTCCAGAACTGGCTGCAGATATTTACAAAACAGGTATATATATGGCAGGAGGAGGTTCTCTTTTAAGAGGTTTAGATAAAAGAATTTCTAAAAAAACGGGTCTTTCTGTTTTTTTAGTAGAGGATCCTTTGAGGGCCGTTGTGAAAGGAACGGGTGTCGCTTTAAAAAATATTGATAAATTTACATTTTTAATGAAATAG